A region of the Terriglobales bacterium genome:
GAAATCACCAGTGTGATCTCAGTATCTCGCACCGAAGCCCGGATGGTCGTAGTGCGGTCCAGGATGATCTCCAGTTTGATGGAGGGTGGAATCGAAGCCTGGAGCTGCGGCAGCAGATTGCGCACCCGGTCCACGGTTTCAATGATGTTTGCGCCTGGTTGGCGGAAAATAATCATCAGCACTGCGGGTTTGCCGTTGGCCAGACCGATATTGCGCGTATCTTCCACCGAGTCCTGCACATCGGCCACATCGCCCAGACGCACTATGCCTCCACTTTTGTCAGTGGCAACGACGAGCGAACGGTACTGTTCCGCCTGAAAAAGCTGGTCGGTATCGTTGAGGGTCCATGCGTTGATTGCGTTGCTCACCTCTCCCTTGGGACGATTGGCATTGGCCAACCCCAGCGCGATACGGACCTGGTCAATGCCCACACCCAGCTTGCTCAACAGAGTGGGATTCAACTCAGCACGCACCGCCGGACGCGCTCCGCCACTGACACTCACCTGACCCACGCCATTCACCTGCGAAAGCTTCTGCGCCAGAATGGAATCGGCATCGTCATAAATACGAGGTAGTGTGAACGTGTCCGATGTTAAAGACAGGATCATGATGGGAGAGTCGGCAGGGTTAACCTTGCGGTAGGAAGGATTATTGGGAAGGTTGGCCGGCAACTGGCCACGAGCCGCGTTGATGGCGGCCTGCACATCGCGGCCGGCGGCATCAATGTTTCGATTTAGATCGAAGGTCAACGTAATGTTGGTAGAGCCGAACTGGCTGGTCGAGGTCATCTGCGTGACCCCAGCGATGCGTCCAAACTGGCGTTCCAGCGGCGTGGCTACGGCTGAGGCCATGGTTTCCGGACTCGCTCCCGGCAATCCTGCTGAAACCTGAATCACAGGACTCTCTACTTGGGGAAGGGGTGAAACCGGAAGAAAATTAAACGCCAGCGCTCCTGAAAGTAGCAGGCCTGTCGCCAAAAGCGATGTTCCGATAGGACGCTTGATGAATGGCGCTGAAATATTCATGGCCTAATCCGCCGATGCGGGTTCCTCAATGGTATTGCCGATTCGTATGCGCTCAAATCTTCGGGAGAGCCGGTCGAACCAGAGGTAAACCACCGGAGTCGTATAAAGCGTGAGCATTTGGCTCAACAGAAGGCCGCCCACAATGGTAATGCCCAGCGGACGGCGTAGCTCCGAGCCGGTCCCGGCGCCGAGGGCAAGCGGCAGACCGCCGAGCAAAGCGGTCATGGTAGTCATCAGGATGGGCCGGAAACGCAACAGACAAGCTTGATAGATCGCCTCTCCGGGCGGCTTTCCTTCCACGCGCTCGGCCTCGAGGGCAAAATCAATCATCATGATGGCGTTCTTCATTACGATGCCAATCAGCAGGATGATTCCTATCAGCGCCACCACACCCAGGTCATAGCCCGTCAGCAGAAGGGCCACGATGGCGCCCACGCCCGCCGAGGGCAACGTAGAAAGAATGGTGACGGGATGAATATAGCTTTCATACAGCACGCCCAGCACAATGTAGACCGTGATGATCGCCGCAAGAATCAGCAAAGGCTCCGAAGCGAGCGAATTGCGGAAGGCCGCCGCCGTCCCCTGGAAGCTGGAATGCACGCTTGTGGGCAAGAGGATCTCCTGCTCCGCCTGGTCAATGGCTTTCGTGGCTGCACCGAGTGAAACGTTGGGCGCGAGATTAAAGGAAAGCGTCACTACCGGAAACTGTCCCTGATGGTTAATCGAGAGTGGCGCGTTGGAAGTCTGCAAAGTGGTAAAGGCCGAAAGCGGCACTTGCGTGCCATTGCTTGACTTCACGTAGATGTTCCTCAACGCATCCGGATCTTGCTTAAAGTCGGGCGCCGCCTCCAGCACTACGTGATACTGGTTCAACTGGGTATAGATGGTTGAAACCAGCCGCTGGCCGAAGGCGTCATACAGCGTGTCATCAATCGCCTGCGGCAAAATGCCCAGACGCGAAGCCGTATCCCGGTCAATCGTCAATTCAGCTCGCAAGCCATCGTTCTGCTGGTCGCTGGCAACATCGCGCAGCTCCGGCAGGCCTTGTAACTTGGCAAGCAACTTCGGCGCCCACTGCGCCAGCTCCTGCGGGTCGGCGTCTTCGATAGAGTATTGGTATTGCGTCCGGCTGACGCGATCTTCGACCGTCAGGTCCTGCACCGGCTGCATGTAGAGGGCGATTCCCTGCACCTGGGCAAGCGCGGGCTGAAGTCTGCGGATAATATCCGAAGCAGTGGTACTGCGCACGTTGCGAGGTTTTAGATTAATCTGAATGCGGCCGCTGTTGGGCGTGGTATTGGTGCCGTCAATGCCTATAAAAGAAGAGAGGCTCTCGACATCCGGGTCTTGCAGAATCACGGCTGCCAGCGCCTTCTGGCGTTGTGCCAGGGCGTCAAAAGAAACGCTTGCAGGAGCCTCTGAGATTCCTAAAATGAAACCTGTATCCTGCACGGGAAAGAACCCCTTGGGCACGGCGGTATAAAGAAGCAAGGTCAACACAAGCGTTCCCACAGTGACCAGCAAGGTCGCAGTTTGATGCTCAAGGACCCACTTGAGCGTGCGTCCATAAAAAGCAACCACGCCTTGATAGAAATTTTCGGAGGTCTCGTAGAAGCGTCCGTGCGCGTTGCTGCCCTTGGCCTTCAGCAGTTTGGCGCACATCATCGGCGTCAGGCTTAGCGAGATCGCCGCCGAAACCAGGATGGTCACCGCCAGGGTTACGGCAAATTCACGGAACAGCCGGCCCACGATGTCTCCGATGAAGAGCAACGGAATGAGCACAGCAATGAGCGAGACGGTAAGAGAAATGATGGTGAAGCCAATCTGTCCTGACCCTTTGAGTGCGGCCTCCAGGGGTGAGTCGCCTTGTTCGAGAAAGCGGTTGATGTTCTCGATCATGACGATGGCATCATCCACAACAAATCCAGTGGAGATGGTAAGCGCCATCAGAGTCAGATTGTTGAGGCTGTAGCCCAGCAGATACATTATCCCGAACGTTCCCACAATGGAAAGAGGCACAGCCACACCAGGGATGACCGTTGCCGCAACATTTCTCAGGAAGAGAAAGATCACCATCACCACCAGCGCAATGGTAAGCATCAGCTCGAACTGCACGTCCTGCACCGAGGCACGGATGGTCTGGGTACGGTCCGTGAGAATGGCAACCTTGACCGAAGAAGGCAAAGTTCCCTGAAGTTGTGGCAGCAGCTTCTTGATCTTATCCACCACGGTGATGATGTTGGCCCCGGGCTGGCGCTGGATATTCATGATGACCGCCGGGGCCAGGTTCATCCATGCAGCCTGCTTGACGTTTTCCGCGCTATCAATCACGGTGGCCACGTCTGAGAGACGCACCGGCGCCCCGTTTTTGTACGCAATAATGATGGGCCGGTACTGCTCGCTCGAAAGCAGTTGATCGTTGGCCCCAATGGTGTAGGACTGCCGTGGCCCCTCCAGCACTCCCTTGGCCTGGTCAACGTTTGCCTGCCCCAAGGCCGTACGCAGGTCTTCCAGACTTAAACCATAGGAAGCGAGTGCCGTTGGATTGGCTTGAATACGAACGGCAGGTTTTTGACCGCCGCTGATTGAGACCAGTCCAACACCGGGCAACTGCGAAATCTTCTGTGCCAGTTGCGTATCGGCCAGATCTTCTACTTTTGATAGGGCCAGTGTGTCCGATGTAAGTCCCAGCGTAATGATAGGCGCATCTGCCGGGTTCACTTTGCTGTAAATGGGCGGGTTAGGCAGGTCGCGCGGCAGATACGTACTTCCGCTATTGATGGCGGCCTGCACTTCCTGCTCAGCTACATCAATGTTCTGGTCAAGATTGAATTGCAGCGTGATGATCGAGCTGCCAAACGAACTCGTGGAGGTCATCTGGCTGAGTCCGGGGACCTGTCCGAACTGGCGTTCGAGAGGCGCGGTCACCGAGGACGTCATGACGTCCGGGTCAGCTCCCGGATAAAAAGTCATCACCTGGATGGTCGGATAATCCACTTCAGGCAAGGCCGAAACCGGCAACTGTTGATAGGCAACAATGCCCACCAGCAGCAGGCCAATCGTCAGCAATGACGTGGCCACCGGCCGCAAAATAAATAATCGTGATGGAGTCATGATGACGCCGGAGTTCCCGAGTCTGCTATTCGCGACGTTCGTGCGCCTGATTGCGGTGTTCCAGATTGGGATCCAGCGCCGCTCTTGCCCTTTGGACCACCGCCGCCCATCTGATAATCAACCTTGCTGTTATTTTGCAGCTTGTCCTGTCCGTCGGTGACGACCAACTCTCCGGGTGCAAGACCGTTTGTAATCGCGGCCAGGTTGCCCTGTGTGAGGCCGACGGAAACGCTCCGCATTTCCGCCGTCTGACTCTCGGTCTTGACCACATACACAAACGTTCCCTGCGGACCATGCTGAACGGCAACGTTAGGGACAACTGTGCTGTTCTTGCGCACCTCTAAAAGCAATTGGACGTTCACGAATTGATTGGGCCACAGGGAGCCATCTTTGTTATCGAACATGGCTTTGAGGCGGCCTGTGCCGGTGGCGGGATCAATCTCATTATCAATAGTCAGCAAAGTTCCTGTGGCCAGCTTGGTTTGGTCGTCGCGGCTGTAGGCTTCTACCTGCAGCGGCGCTTGCTTCAGGTGCTGGGCCACTGCGGGAAGATTATCTTCCGGCAAGGTAAACAGAACCGCAATCGGCTCGACCTGCGTGATAACCAGCAGAGCATTGGGATCAGAGGCGTGCACCATGTTCCCCGAATCAACCAGCCGCAAACCAATGCGGCCGCTTATGGGCGCGATGATATGACAGTAGATAAGTTGCAGCTTGACGTTATCAATCTGCGCCTGATCGGAACGAACCGCCCCTTCCAGTTGGTCCACCAGGGCGTGTTGCGTATCCAACTGTTGTTGCGAGATGATTCCCGCAGGTACCAGCCCGGTAAAGCGGTCGAGATTTAATTTGGCGTCGTGGAGCTGGGCCTGGTCTTTGAACAATTGCGCCTGGGCCTGGCTGAGTTGCACTTCAAATGGGCGCGGATCAATCACCGCCAGCAAGTCTCCCTTTCTGACCTGCTGTCCTTCTTTGAAAGCAACTGTAACCAGTTGCCCATCCACGCGGCTTTTGATGCTGACGGTGTTGGAGGCCGTAACAGAACCAAGACCGGTCAGATAAACCGGCAAATCCTGCCGGCCAGCTTTGGCGACCGTGACAGAAACCGGCCGGGTGGTCGCTGCGCTGGCCTTTTGTTGTGTGGAAACGCTGTTGCAACCTATCCAGGCAAAGCAAATGAAGGAACCAACACTTAATGAAATAAACGTTTTGATCGTTTTATGCATTCTCAGTCATTCTTAGTCACAATTTTAGACATGATAGCTTTTGCTCCAGGTTGTAAGACGCAATCGGCTTCGCGCACGTGACATTTCATTTTGACAATCACCACAGCACAACGTTAGCCGCAAATCAGGTTGCACTCAAATCAGCATGAGACCTCGACAGAAAGCTTGTCAAGCGTAGCCTTTCAGCCTTTACAAAAATTTACTCTTGTTGACCATCTCTTTACCCGACAAGAGCTTACGCGATGTTTGAATGTTCTGCAGCTCAACACGAAGTAATCGTAGCGGAAGAGAAATCGTCTAAATTGTGAAGTATTATCCTTGCGGGCTGCGAATCGAGACATTCACTGATGAGAAGACCCCTCTTTAGATTTGGTCTATCCAGATTTCTGCGCGTGTGCAGACCGGCGCAACTTTGTATAGTTGTGGTTTTGATGCTGGGCACTTTGCTTTCAGCACAGGATTCCTCACCAACCGCTACACCAGCTACTAAAGGTGGCACCATCCATGGCACTGTGAAGTCGGGCAACATGCCGATTCCCGGAGTCGCTGTAACAGCTATCAATCCTCAGACCCGTCAACGATCAGCGGTTACATGGACAGACCTGGATGGCAGCTATTCGCTTCAAGTTTCCGAAGACGGCGAATATTTTGTGCGCACCCAAATGGCAGCTTTTGCTCCTACCTTCGCCAGGGTAACAATCAACGCAGCCAACCGCACCGCGAAAGCGGATTTGGAGATGGTTCTGATGTCTCGCGCCCAGGGACAAGACCCCCGCCAGCAATTAATGCAGCAGATGGGAGCCCAGGGAGGCCGCGGCGGATTCCAGAGTCTTTCTGTGATGCAGGGAGAAGGCGGAAGCGATTCATCATCAACCAGTGCGACGGACGATCCAGCAACGCCGGCCGGCATGCCCACACTTGGAACTGCAGCCAGTACAGCAACCGAGTCGGTGGCAGTTTCCGGAACGACCGAAAATTCCAGTCTGGCGGGGATGAGCACGGATGAGCTTCAGCAGAGAATACAGGAGTTTCGTGACCAGCAGGGCGGGCCCGGAGGCGGAGGAGGCTTCTTCGGTGGCGGCGGATTTGGTGGTGGTGGATTCGGTGGCGGAGGTGGAGGCTTTGGTGGAGGCGGATTCGGCAGCGGCCGCGGACGATTCAACATCAACCGGCCGCATGGCTCGCTTTATTACAGCATCGGCGATTCGGTCTTCAACGCTGCTCCCTATTCACTCAGCGGCCAACCCGGCTCCAAACCAAATTATTTTCAAAATCGCTTTGGAGGAAACCTTGGCGGGCCTCTGAATATTCCCAAAATCTATAAGGGTGGCGACAAGACTTTTTACTTCCTTAATTACACCGGCAATGTGGGCCAAAATCCTTTTGACCAGTTTGCCACCGTGCCCACGCTGGCCGAGCGCAACGGCGACTTTTCCAGCGCAACCATTCGCAGCCGCTCAAACGCGGGATTGCCGGTGCAGATCTTCGATCCCACCACCGCCACGCCTTTCCCGAATAACACGATTCCCACGAATCGCATTAACTCTGCCGCTGCAGGATTGCTGGCTTTCATCCCGCTGCCCAACCTACCGGGCGATGTACAGAATTTTCATCGCATCACCTCGTACACCAACAGCGGCAATGATTTCAATATACGCATCAACCACATGCTGGGAGCGCCGCCAACCCCTCGGCGCAACGGCGCTGGAAACAGAAACGCAACTGGCGGTGATAGAGGAGGCAGGGGTGGGCGTTTTGCCCGCAACAGTATTAACTTTGGACTGGGTTACAGCAACCGCGATAACGTACTCGTGAATGTTTTTCCCGGCATTGGTGGTCACACCACAACGCGCGGCATAAATGCGAACGCGGGTTATACACAGAGTCTGGGCAAAATTAACAACATCCTACGCTTCAATTTCAACCAAAACCGTACCACCACTCATAATCTTTACGCCTCCTCGCAAAACATCGCCGGCAATTTGGGGATCAACGGCGTTTCCCAGAATCCATTCGATTGGGGAGTTCCCGGCATTTCTTTCACGAACTTCGCTGGGATTTCAGACGTAAGACCCCTGTTGCGCCGCGACCAGACATACTCCCTCTCTGACTTCATGATTTGGCCCCACGGCAAGCATACTTTGCGATGGGGCGGAGACATCCGCTGGATCCAGCTCAACACTAAAACTGACAGCAACGCCCGCGGAAGCTTCATCTTCTCCGGTTTCAACACTGCGCAGACTGTACCTGCTACAGGATGCAAAGATGCGCAAGGCCAGCCTGTAAAACCTGTGAACGGCGTTTGCCCTGGTACCGGTTTCGATTTTGCCGACTTTCTGCTCGGCTTACCGCAGCAGACTTCGGCACAGTTTGGGACGAACAATTATCAGTTCCGCGGAAATTCCTGGGACCTGTTCATACAGGATGAATGGCGGGCAACCGGCAATCTAAGTTTTAATCTCGGCCTGCGCTACGAATATATTTCGCCTTACTCCGAGCTGCATAACCAAATCGTCAATTTGATATTCACGCCCGGCCTGGTTACGGTGCTGCCGGTGATTGCCGGGCATCCAGGTCTTCCTAATTCTCTGGTCCGTCCAGACCGTAACAATTTTGCTCCGCGTGTTGGGATTGCCTGGAAGGCATCCGCGCACACGGTAGTGCGCGCCGGCTATGGCATCAACTACAACACAGGTGCTTATGCCAGCATGATTCAGCAGCTCGCCTTCCAGCCGCCTTTTTCTTTCACTCAAACCAATACCGAGTCAGCCACAACTCCTTTAACTTTGCAGAATGGATTCTTTACCCCGCAACCGGGAGCGGTCACCAATAACTACGCTGTAGACCCGAACTACCGCCTGGGATACGTCCAGATCTGGAACATGGATGTGCAGCAGGAGATCACGCCTACGGTAGTCGTCAACTTTGATTACACCGGCACCAAGGGCACGCGGCTCGATATCGTGGAAGCCCCGAACCGTGTCTCTACCGGACTTCTCAATCCGAACGTTCAGCCCTTCCTGTGGGAAACTTCCGTGGGCGACTCGACCGCGAATGCAGCCTCAGTACGCGCGCGCAAACGCCTGCAACACGGAATTTCCATTGGCGGCAGCTATACCTTCTCAAAGTCCATGGATAATGCCTCCAGCATCGGTGGAGGCGGCACCGTGGTGGCGCAAGATCCAAACAATCTGACAGCGGAACGCGGTCTTTCCAGCTTCGACCAGCGCCACC
Encoded here:
- a CDS encoding MdtA/MuxA family multidrug efflux RND transporter periplasmic adaptor subunit, with product MHKTIKTFISLSVGSFICFAWIGCNSVSTQQKASAATTRPVSVTVAKAGRQDLPVYLTGLGSVTASNTVSIKSRVDGQLVTVAFKEGQQVRKGDLLAVIDPRPFEVQLSQAQAQLFKDQAQLHDAKLNLDRFTGLVPAGIISQQQLDTQHALVDQLEGAVRSDQAQIDNVKLQLIYCHIIAPISGRIGLRLVDSGNMVHASDPNALLVITQVEPIAVLFTLPEDNLPAVAQHLKQAPLQVEAYSRDDQTKLATGTLLTIDNEIDPATGTGRLKAMFDNKDGSLWPNQFVNVQLLLEVRKNSTVVPNVAVQHGPQGTFVYVVKTESQTAEMRSVSVGLTQGNLAAITNGLAPGELVVTDGQDKLQNNSKVDYQMGGGGPKGKSGAGSQSGTPQSGARTSRIADSGTPASS
- a CDS encoding TonB-dependent receptor, whose product is MLGTLLSAQDSSPTATPATKGGTIHGTVKSGNMPIPGVAVTAINPQTRQRSAVTWTDLDGSYSLQVSEDGEYFVRTQMAAFAPTFARVTINAANRTAKADLEMVLMSRAQGQDPRQQLMQQMGAQGGRGGFQSLSVMQGEGGSDSSSTSATDDPATPAGMPTLGTAASTATESVAVSGTTENSSLAGMSTDELQQRIQEFRDQQGGPGGGGGFFGGGGFGGGGFGGGGGGFGGGGFGSGRGRFNINRPHGSLYYSIGDSVFNAAPYSLSGQPGSKPNYFQNRFGGNLGGPLNIPKIYKGGDKTFYFLNYTGNVGQNPFDQFATVPTLAERNGDFSSATIRSRSNAGLPVQIFDPTTATPFPNNTIPTNRINSAAAGLLAFIPLPNLPGDVQNFHRITSYTNSGNDFNIRINHMLGAPPTPRRNGAGNRNATGGDRGGRGGRFARNSINFGLGYSNRDNVLVNVFPGIGGHTTTRGINANAGYTQSLGKINNILRFNFNQNRTTTHNLYASSQNIAGNLGINGVSQNPFDWGVPGISFTNFAGISDVRPLLRRDQTYSLSDFMIWPHGKHTLRWGGDIRWIQLNTKTDSNARGSFIFSGFNTAQTVPATGCKDAQGQPVKPVNGVCPGTGFDFADFLLGLPQQTSAQFGTNNYQFRGNSWDLFIQDEWRATGNLSFNLGLRYEYISPYSELHNQIVNLIFTPGLVTVLPVIAGHPGLPNSLVRPDRNNFAPRVGIAWKASAHTVVRAGYGINYNTGAYASMIQQLAFQPPFSFTQTNTESATTPLTLQNGFFTPQPGAVTNNYAVDPNYRLGYVQIWNMDVQQEITPTVVVNFDYTGTKGTRLDIVEAPNRVSTGLLNPNVQPFLWETSVGDSTANAASVRARKRLQHGISIGGSYTFSKSMDNASSIGGGGTVVAQDPNNLTAERGLSSFDQRHRFSADYLWELPFGHDKHWLNQEGVMRDVFGDWQWSGDWSIASGFWFTPRVVGNFADVNRGTNGTLRANVTGQPVSLSNPTITEWFNTAAFVTPPSGQFGDARRNSIEGPGSVSFNMALSKTFPMRESRVLEFRAQASNVFNTPQFTSINTNVGSLTYGQVTNTGSMRSMQLSARYRF
- a CDS encoding multidrug efflux RND transporter permease subunit; the encoded protein is MTPSRLFILRPVATSLLTIGLLLVGIVAYQQLPVSALPEVDYPTIQVMTFYPGADPDVMTSSVTAPLERQFGQVPGLSQMTSTSSFGSSIITLQFNLDQNIDVAEQEVQAAINSGSTYLPRDLPNPPIYSKVNPADAPIITLGLTSDTLALSKVEDLADTQLAQKISQLPGVGLVSISGGQKPAVRIQANPTALASYGLSLEDLRTALGQANVDQAKGVLEGPRQSYTIGANDQLLSSEQYRPIIIAYKNGAPVRLSDVATVIDSAENVKQAAWMNLAPAVIMNIQRQPGANIITVVDKIKKLLPQLQGTLPSSVKVAILTDRTQTIRASVQDVQFELMLTIALVVMVIFLFLRNVAATVIPGVAVPLSIVGTFGIMYLLGYSLNNLTLMALTISTGFVVDDAIVMIENINRFLEQGDSPLEAALKGSGQIGFTIISLTVSLIAVLIPLLFIGDIVGRLFREFAVTLAVTILVSAAISLSLTPMMCAKLLKAKGSNAHGRFYETSENFYQGVVAFYGRTLKWVLEHQTATLLVTVGTLVLTLLLYTAVPKGFFPVQDTGFILGISEAPASVSFDALAQRQKALAAVILQDPDVESLSSFIGIDGTNTTPNSGRIQINLKPRNVRSTTASDIIRRLQPALAQVQGIALYMQPVQDLTVEDRVSRTQYQYSIEDADPQELAQWAPKLLAKLQGLPELRDVASDQQNDGLRAELTIDRDTASRLGILPQAIDDTLYDAFGQRLVSTIYTQLNQYHVVLEAAPDFKQDPDALRNIYVKSSNGTQVPLSAFTTLQTSNAPLSINHQGQFPVVTLSFNLAPNVSLGAATKAIDQAEQEILLPTSVHSSFQGTAAAFRNSLASEPLLILAAIITVYIVLGVLYESYIHPVTILSTLPSAGVGAIVALLLTGYDLGVVALIGIILLIGIVMKNAIMMIDFALEAERVEGKPPGEAIYQACLLRFRPILMTTMTALLGGLPLALGAGTGSELRRPLGITIVGGLLLSQMLTLYTTPVVYLWFDRLSRRFERIRIGNTIEEPASAD